A region from the Gossypium hirsutum isolate 1008001.06 chromosome A08, Gossypium_hirsutum_v2.1, whole genome shotgun sequence genome encodes:
- the LOC107940186 gene encoding zinc finger CCCH domain-containing protein 20, with the protein MMVGETHRLNPTVHVPPWPNLDDDQTAEIYSPLNYNAADSHFNNNGGNPVHFHEALAALQRYLPSNEPDFVYPDSDLPVLENADSPVDAYSCDHFRMFEFKIRKCPRGRAHDWTECPYAHPGEKARRRDPRKYHYSGTACADFRKGNCWKGDGCEFAHGVFECWLHPARYRTELCKDGPGCKRKVCFFAHSLDQLRVVSSASSGSPLISPRTESSPPVSPISDSLSRSLGSSSINDMLRNLQLGKVKSMPIGLCSSPSPSMFGSPRDSMILHGFCSLLNTPTQNLTRHGIGGYLDLFEKWCEEDEPAMERVESGRDLRAQLFEKLSKENCLGRGNPGQGSGDPNLDWVSDLVN; encoded by the coding sequence ATGATGGTCGGAGAAACTCACCGTCTTAATCCGACGGTCCATGTTCCACCATGGCCTAACCTCGACGATGATCAAACGGCCGAGATTTACTCTCCACTCAACTACAATGCAGCCGATAGTCACTTCAACAACAACGGCGGCAACCCGGTTCATTTCCATGAAGCGTTAGCAGCGTTACAACGTTACTTGCCGTCGAACGAACCGGACTTTGTCTACCCAGATTCCGATCTTCCGGTTCTCGAAAACGCGGATTCTCCGGTCGACGCTTACTCGTGCGATCATTTCAGGATGTTCGAGTTCAAAATCCGGAAGTGTCCACGTGGCCGAGCCCATGACTGGACCGAGTGTCCGTACGCACATCCCGGCGAGAAAGCTCGCCGGAGGGATCCGAGGAAGTATCATTACTCCGGTACGGCTTGTGCTGATTTCAGGAAAGGGAACTGTTGGAAAGGCGACGGTTGTGAGTTTGCTCACGGCGTTTTCGAATGTTGGCTCCACCCAGCTCGTTATCGGACCGAACTATGTAAAGATGGACCAGGTTGTAAGCGTAAGGTTTGTTTCTTTGCTCATAGTCTAGACCAGCTTAGGGTCGTGAGCTCCGCCAGTTCTGGCTCTCCTCTTATAAGCCCACGGACCGAGTCATCACCGCCGGTTTCACCTATATCCGACTCATTGAGTCGGTCACTCGGTTCGTCTTCCATTAACGACATGTTAAGGAATTTACAGCTTGGGAAAGTTAAGTCCATGCCTATTGGTCTTTGTTCATCACCTTCTCCTTCCATGTTCGGGTCACCCAGAGATTCAATGATCCTACACGGATTTTGTAGCCTTCTCAACACTCCGACCCAGAACTTGACCCGTCATGGGATCGGTGGATACttggatttatttgaaaaatggTGTGAAGAAGATGAACCAGCCATGGAAAGAGTTGAATCCGGAAGGGATTTACGTGCACAATTATTTGAGAAATTGAGTAAAGAGAATTGTTTGGGAAGGGGTAATCCGGGTCAGGGTTCTGGAGATCCGAATTTGGATTGGGTTTCGGATTTGGTGAactga